A window of Malania oleifera isolate guangnan ecotype guangnan chromosome 2, ASM2987363v1, whole genome shotgun sequence genomic DNA:
TTGAGCACCAAGTAATTCCTctcccattccttgttgcacacgaatgtctttcactctcctctactataGACCAAAGttctcggttccatcaaatttgacgatgtcaaatcttgtagaagacgatcccgatgccatgacaacaatcattatgataccaatttgttgtgatatggatagGATAAATACTAAGCACAGCGGAGGTTTTCCTCCAATTACCCAACTACcgcaacgttcaaattcaaaattcaaaaaactgcccGCAGCCCATagcttctcgtcaacgaaaccaagaaggacactcgtcgaaaAGAATAGGGCATTTGTCGACGACCCCATTTTCTGCTCCCGGTATCCCAGGATCTTTGAATTTTTCTTACTCTTTggatcttctcatcgatgagtacaGGACACTCGTCGAAGAGTTTTTTGCTGCCACTTAGGAATACTTCAAAACTcatgttttttttcctttatttgtgaatcccactaagtataagagccacacacaaatataacaacCTCCCAAGTATCTCTTAAACACTAAAGAAACAATtaacttgctttcctttatttattGCACCAGCTATGTATAGCACAAGATAATTTAGAGAGCTGTCATTTTCCACCTTTAAGCCAAGTTATATGTAATCTTTGTGCAGCATCTAGAGTGCATGTATAGGGAATCCCATATTGTAAACAGCCAAACTGTCTTTTTAATGCAGATTTTATCTATGAAAAGGATCAATTgttcgagaaaaaaaaaaaaggaaataatctTTTGTACTTTCTACATACaccttcaagaattctttgttttttttttaatacataaataagtaaataaaaatttcatgCTTGAAATCAAGCTTCGAGTTCTTTTGTGAAGTTTGTTGGCCTATAATTTATTTTAATGAATTTATCTAAGTCAGTTTGAAGTATACATTATTCCTATATTTTAAGAAATCTTAGATTTGggtttgaataaaatgtaatataaaattacattaaaaTTTTGTCCAATTCcattcaaattaaaattaaagatctaAAATCTATGCATTCAAATGCAACATATTATAAGTTTTTGATTTGGTTTAGGCTAAGTGCCCTCACGTAGTCACATACCGACCATACTAAGCTTAGTCTTTTCTTTAATTGTTTAGTCTCATGTAAATAGATAGGATGACCATCATCCTCATTTGAATCATCGTACATCATGTTTGACTCAATTAGAAACAGAAGGCAGATGAAATATAATATAGGAAGTTATTCAAAATTAGCAAAATTTTGTTGATACACTATTGAAAAAACTTCCAAATTTGATGTCTGAAATGAGTTTCATTAATTCTTAATGTACATTTGTtatcttttcaaaattaactCTTATCATTGTGAGTTTGTCTTTGGAAATTTGACTCTTACTTTGTGTTTGAAGGCATGAATTTCaaatcataaatttaaatttatgtgcaTTTGAATGAAGCGTAATGTCAAATTAACTGAAtgatatttttcttatttttaaattttcttcattttaaatTGAAGGTCCCCAAATGCAAGTGTTTGGCagcataaattttgaatttgtgtatttttgaaaaaaaaaattgcatgtaattttactctctctctctctctctctctctctctctctctctctatatatatatatatatataaatataaggaGTTATATTGGCCCAAACATCCATATATGCATGTAGAAGGGGCAAGCCTTTTTAAAACAGCAGTGGGTATTAAAAGAGGAGATTAGATTCATACAAGAAGACCACAAGCCAAGCACAGTGCTAGCTCTGGAAACCTTTTAAACTGATATGATGAAGAAGCTACTCGTGCGACTATAGATTACTACACTGccataataatatatatgaattaatgctACCATTGAAATATATGATTAAGCAACAAATTAAGTCGCAGCTACATATAGGTAGGGGAGATGATCGATGCATGGATCATTTATTTATGAGATTCTGTAGTAGTAGTGGAACTGGAATGATGATGATCATGAGTAGGACTTGATCTCAAGTCATTGAGGAATCTGGTAATTGTATCCACAAACACTTTGTTATTCCCATCCCCACCTTGCTGCTGCTGTTCCTCTGATTCAGCTGCACCACCACCACCTCCACCTTCCACTCCCGACCTACTGCTGCTCCCTCCCTTTGAGTTCTGCATCCATTCCAAATCCAACATTTAATTAATATCATTAATGTAACCTCTCGATTTTTTTTTGGTGGGTTTatatttgtttaaaatttttttatttttaattaggcCTGTTtagatttatttcttatttaacattatttgaatttgttgtcctgatttggttggttgttgagatttgtttttgggaagactttaatttttttatctgtaatctctcattacttgtcttgtaatcacggtattcttccATCAAAAGTTAGGACATATCAATAAAGATTGcgttatttaatatatatatatatatatatatatatatagagagagagagagagagagagagagagagagagagagaagcacatAATATTGTAAGAAGATTGCCCGTGAAGGTTTGGCTCAATGGTAAGGGTGGACGAGAAACCAAAAGACGTCTTGGATTTGATTCCTCACTAAGTCATCTCTGAAATATTCGGTACTATCTATGTGTCACAGTTTTACATCAGATGTGTATTGGGGAGATCTTaattttataagaagggtttGAGCTTCAACTAAGTGAGATGTCTTTATAGGACAAACCCGTGAGGCCAGTGAGGCAAAGTGGACAATACCTCTGTGGAGTTGGGCTCAGGACCGTAACATTTAGTATGAGAGCCTCCCTAAGGGTATTATAATGTGAATAGAACTTCCCtaggggtactatcatgtgagtgaaTTTTACATAGGGGTGTAAACTACTTTGACGAGTATGTCAGAGATCAGAGAGAGGGCATGTTGCAGTCTCACAttagatgtgtactagggagatcatGATGACAAGGATGTTAGAAATCGGACGGGAGAGACTGTCACgaacacacataagatatataCTAGGGAAATCACGCTGACAAAGACATTAGAAATTGGACGGGAGAGTCCATCTCGGTCCCACATCGGATGTACattagggagatcttgggcttataaggagggtttgAGCTCAAACTAAGCGAGGCGCCTTTTATAGGATAGATTCGTAAGGCTAGTGGACCAAAGCAAATAGTACCTCACCAGAGTTGGGTCCATGACCGTTATACTATGACAAGGATGGTCAGTTCACCACGAATTTGGCAAAGAGGTAAGGATCTGAAGGGCCCCGGCCACCCCAAGTTCCCGtgcatcccaaaaaaaaaaattaatgcaaatagATTGCTATATATATAGAGTTGAtgatgaaattaaattaaacaaaGTGCAAGCTAAGCATGCATGGTTGGTCGGTAGGTATGAAGGTAGGGGTTTAATTAGGGGATTGCATGCCTTGGGGCGTTTTGACATTTTGGAGGCAAGGTCCATTGAGTCAGTCAGCTCGTCTATCAGCAAAACCTGTCATAAAAATTAACAAGAAATTAAGAAAGAGTACTCCTCCTGTCATCAGAGCTACCAAcaaaactatatatacatataaatgcaAATTGCAATTTTCAACTCCTAAAAGATCGAGCTAGGGATCGATCTTCATGTAGCTCCTGATTGATAAATTAATTACTTAAAAAGCATGCACCCGTAGCTAGCTAGCTTTTACCTGTTTTACAATCTCTTCGTACTTTTTCAAGCACCTATACTGCCTTGCATCGTCATCTCCCTtcgacatctctctctctctctctctctctctctctctctgtgcaaATGTTAATTAGCTGCTAGCTAGCTTATGATGCATGAAGaagtttcatacatatatatatatatatgtggatggGAGGGTGTGTGTGAATAGAGCGGGCACGTGAAAGAGGCATGAAACAGTTGAAGTGCGTTGGATCGATCAGTGTAGAAGAGGGTAGTAAGGAGTGACACAGAAGATATACATACGTTATGTATCGTAGCTAGCTAGCTATTGAAGTGCATGCCACTCTCGTGATCATGAGAAACCGTTACATataaataatcaaatatatggGGGAGCTACGGTCTTGTTtttcattaaaagaaaaaaatgaaggaGAATAAAGAAGGAACGaccttgcatgcatgcatgcagtcATTAATTAATACATTAAATTTGAAAAGTAAGATGTTGCATGATGAACATGTGAGGAGGTCTAATAATACTTTTGAGTTTTTGAGTGCATATGGCAATAATTATAATATGATTTTGTAATGATCACTCTACCGACCATGGCAAATGACATATATGTGTGGAGTGAacatatatatagagttttttttacgaaaataattaatttaaaatgtaATAAACAATTGTAGGGTAGTTCAtgaaataaatatggaaatataCTTTTCGAACAATTTCACTAAAAAATCGATTATTGAAAAGTCAGTTTCAGTTTCAGTTTGAATTTATTCGATGTAATCCAGTTAGTGTCGTGTCTTGTTGGGGAAAGTggaaccgactttccaaaagtcggttacTGTTGAAATGACATACTATTATGGCGTTAGGGGAATGGACTTAATGGAAAGTCAGTTATTGTCGTAGAAGCCGACTTTCCAAATTTCGGTAATACTTTGCATGCATGCACGCTGCGTACTCtaatttagttgtgaaaaatatttcctctcaaatttttattttgatctttttacttgaattttttgttttgatttttttcttatatctttattttgttttggatttattaagaaataaaaaaaatatattgtaaaAAGGGCTGAAAGGAAATTACAAAAGAttagttaatttaattttttaaatttatacataaaagttgaaaaatatcctttctttatttttctagatttttaatTCTTACTTTAAGTATGAGAGTGTGGAATTTGGATTTTGGACTTTAATTTGCATGGATTAtgtatatagttttttttttctaaatccacacaaatctaaatttaaatccCACCATGAGTCAGCTTCTTGGGATAAGGAAAAAAACAAGTTTAAGGAGGgtattggaaattaaattaaacttgTTTGTTTATTACATTTGATACAAATAGTTGGAAAGTCTTTTTTGGATTGAATGATGTATCTAATGGAATTAATGTATCTGGGCAAATAGGCACATTAAATATGTCAATTGTAATTAATACTGGTATATATAGAAGACTCTATATAAAACCTATAAGTAATTATATACTCAAGTTATTTTATCAAGTGATTTAAAGTTTCAAACCGATCCATACTTTCTTCATAGTACAAAAAAaatagacttttagtgacggatataaattgtcactaataataggtaACCGATACTattacttattagtgacagttctaaatTAGTCACTGTAGCAattttcgtaccaattttttttataaacaataataaatattcacacatcatcaacaatatttacaaatcggccacgtcaacaatcctattaCCACCCATATGACCCAACCCACAGTGGGTACCaggtaaatagtcatttcatttatacaacttaacagcggaagacaatatatacataacaatcagaatataatacccagagtatcaacatacatatatatatacattatcatctcatacccaaaaacaaaacAACCTTAGGGGagttacacctccctagtccaagaactcaccttGTGTATcaaggtctcagctccctactgtCTCAGAACTCTATCACCTAGCCTATCTCAGTTCCCtaaaaaagtttagataatttaagtgagacatatctcagtaagacggaataaattatttacagtatgtggtAATATGAGTTTTCTTATATCACAATATGTAAACATATCAATGAtggtatcttctgagaaaatgaatcattccatatatacagtcatatagatatacaacacaagctttcaaaagcttttaaTTTAGTTTCCAAAACCATTCGTACACAACCCATATTTTCcaacgaagttcctgagaatagggaagcttacccgcccatacaagcagcttccctctaccctgacATCGTTTGTATTATTACCCAAACAACTCGGGTTCGaccacaactgatacttatcagagcacttaccttactcagtaagctctcaggcggtgtgttttacttcgcttaaATTATTTagattattaactcacacatttttatttctaattttcattttcatttctgtatcatttcatttccattttcatttcctttccattTCCACCTAACTCATGAGCGTCCCCGATAACCATTATacccatgtctgtaactcatggctgccccgAGGATATTCACTacgccatgcttcctcccatggtcgaggttgtgcggcccgaaggctggatctaaccgtggttggccgacccgattagatcaaaatatcatatcatatatcccgtatctgtagtacgactggccggcctatagtcCTGATCCGGACTCATGGGGcataacaactctactatacaactcAGTCGACTGTCAAGCCACACACTCCACGAGTCCATGTAGTTGCACTAataccactagcaatggtaccgtgcttaaaatcacaacccatcattagggtttccatatccgtCCATCAGGGTTAATCATTGCCACATACCctcaatcattatgcagtattggcattttatcaatcacatttcaatgatcttattgcagctttcacactttgcaatgttcacatttccctagtattcacaatcaatattctcatttcaatcatTACATTTCAATTCCCGTATTGCATTATttacgttgcaatattcacattttcacatTCTCAACTCAGCATTTATTTtgccatattcacatttcaatacactcatttcaatattcatatttccatGTTCATTGCAGCATTAATATTGCAATGTATTTTCATTTCagcattcacaactcatttcatcatttcaataacaTTACACCAATTCAatattcatctcatctcatagtAATGTATACATATcccatttcacattattcaatcTTTCTCAATAAATATTTCCTTAATTCATGTTTCATCACTTCTTAGAAGAAATATTTTCCAATATTTATCACTTCCATCATTTTCcacattcaaaaatatatattttaatacgcatttcataatctcataattctcagggtaaatcatttaatcCAGTTTTAAACATATTTCAGTATGAATCATATGTCatacaaatttcatctgatactcatatcataatataataatttcataaagaaatatttcatagcttcatttttcatatattcattcaatcaataatatcaaaaatactgttataatttattccccttacttgacttattgagagtctcgttagaacccagACCCTACGCCCCCGGTgctcgaaactcaaatcctgcaattcgttctttagattaattaactcatttcccaaaataatacccctataacctttcctaggctccatatactccaaattaacatttaaactaatatttaacacccttatctagtttcttgaactatgcctgcaggatcctgaaattacacccgcggcacttacccgaaccctgaattcaataacccaaattcaacttcagaatgcccaatattatAGAATTTCTAAATCTATGTTAagtaaataataattagccccttaataacccccttatcctaattttggggttatgcttacaatgatcccacgagaaatccgctttgttagacttgtagagaattatccctaagttcttatggtggtgtccgatcgtcaattagacttaagatttacaagaaattgaggtaagagtgaaaatttAGCTTACCCAATAGCTATGCCTACGTCGCTCTCACAacaaatccgctccggtagaaataaCGGTGACGGAAAATCGAGTCCAgcagtattttctgattttcgatcggacgaatatcaatcgagaaattgaagagagtgggagagagagacggaggagCGAGAGAGACTCAAGGGCAGGGGCGTAGCTCTGCTCTGCAACTAAAATTCAATCTTGAAGCTTCAGGTaagtaatgatatatatatatatatatatatatatattataatttatattatattatattatattatttaattaataataataattaattatcattaatttaaataattatttaattagttattttaattttaattaattttttaaatttaatttaatttttttttaaagatcacTATACCTAAATATTTTGGGTtccttacattctcccctccttatagaaatttcatccttgaaaatatccttttcatcatctttttatcCTTAAAAGAAAacaccccaaaaccaaaaactctatttat
This region includes:
- the LOC131148639 gene encoding uncharacterized protein LOC131148639 yields the protein MSKGDDDARQYRCLKKYEEIVKQVLLIDELTDSMDLASKMSKRPKNSKGGSSSRSGVEGGGGGGAAESEEQQQQGGDGNNKVFVDTITRFLNDLRSSPTHDHHHSSSTTTTESHK